A genome region from Synchiropus splendidus isolate RoL2022-P1 chromosome 5, RoL_Sspl_1.0, whole genome shotgun sequence includes the following:
- the jmjd1cb gene encoding probable JmjC domain-containing histone demethylation protein 2C isoform X2 gives MAVEARPELVGKRFLCVSGDEPPEIGDIGRWPWRSGVIRAVSHRDNDNPDLTVYVEFDDQEWEKREWVKVYEDFQLFLLERQLVWAKKKEGAGGGAGPGGGGGVLQGTKAKHIQWPALAFKPLVGKSLLSSVTAVEFLLDRQLDFLSDHSAYHPYQDEVDSQSPVLRDNPQLHEEVKGWLKDQKVQEIFMQGPYSLNGYRVRVYRQDSATQWFTGIITHHDLFSRNMVVMNDQVLEPQNVDPSMIQMTFLDDVVHSLLKGENIGITSRRRSRSSQNNNSAHITGGRPGGTTGNNQSHYTRAQANSPRPIMTSSGPNPKGSQGILASQQQTLSLQNQQSSNHSPSNSGREPREQRTSRSSRRKGSDSSVPEEEKDSRREDNVGRDPKSKAKPAVSKRRKGEEDEKKAALKRLKTDMTSDLSESSDSENPHKRTAHSSSSSSSSSSSSSSSSSSSSSSSEPSSENELKTRSNNVKTSVISKMDEDEKPSMPSTKINDPSPLIGRLSPWAEQQTTEDSKKGVKDTSKVISKEEEELVAVTQITQSPRQQLPLISETLAEPNKNTVKASPRSQTPSLSHLHSSGVIDITDDAQATVHRESSEAVSALLASQNAETIALSPYLPLNPSPVSSPPVVPSPSPSEGGRRADIEPAVQLQPGIVGVAARSSKIEFAPSEVIRPVTSAAESVVVEKGKTSHPFHPQQQNPQPNYTPVHPGIKSSSDETRKSQQSPTRKTHTAPPTDKSKMSPSSNPSPSHHDTHKPKSQHLNNMQSHPYSHTNPTDLKTKPQANLLDISKPKPNTSLEVSKHKVPRYSDSSPPPASRLSTKVESTEPPRSGFKPVPARSESGAGCSSSSSSTKSPLIIDKNETFTVYRDPALVRSDVKNSVSATVSSNHVAAYLHPHLHPPYSPSPHSPCLTPSSHPHAASHLLAPPHTSALPHPHLLPPGVLPTMSPPSLLGGHPRLESPGGLGHLALPHPTSAHQQQFLQAHSGAAGLSLYPIIWPYPNGTPASYQPGLNLPPTSKWVPHESPVNSENSLRRNTPSPWLHQGASGAADGLGLLCHVPVRPASADPHRPPVKIHSHTSPPLSKTSEIHKEDLDKKGFVDPIRTLTLAQLKQEQVDIKSPSGKDMHLHRLYMDPHSKEAAQAMDRASKYKEENRQILKESIEVAPFTAKIQRSNDPGMDRDRERNRDPAFAVRIPTLASPSPKSAHPHVIQSEKSNYFTTLSNSVVNEPPRLYPSKELGNYYDKITAGTPEVVTSVGSVVQSQGTLSLGNYSSKVSLSKPPPLIKHQPEGGEGLAGKITEQLSQQAALVQQQHQHHTGVDRIERRTPAISPSSSSSSSAATHYHHHQQQQQHLRTMPSLHRARVFHPPTQHALERKEAAEREKERERDRSSYGGRLSPPTLTPIQPVSLAASGSKASVEQQKPPTLLPELREVKGYGNAGAAAAFVATAASGETDGWRGGDVFQERGGMFLSEKGQQREKPQAAMASVIVRPSASMKYDGPGANKTGAMISKELPQGRLYSSKIQGECVRLEDGVREHGASRVIQHNSNLDDMCLQYKKTFMRGFPGAQLASATDIIYRTAATSAFGIPNRSGSITPELGDSTSVCGEGSTQKLCGRVVSHSGTGDHQEGLVSYNPPPGDSIPLQSTPHPSPSLTPSNSIVGSSQLYSPSFVHLKKHKAALAAAQSKNNVCLVPASSSGNPLLSLDPVDKSNSSPPRSSSSQSSTSSADNSRCSSASGRTTPGKSSPLPNGQASGPTPTNNGQPNNYHKLKKAWLTRHSEEDRSTIASTLSATTKPEKLTSTSSCSSGNTANTTSMSEMIKPCTVNLSASTSGEVELSKDTGNKGDRERQLEEKTGGTTAGEERKATPSLRRGSKRTYDSASESGGDDSDASESKMEGRAKRQPKPTYKKKQNDMAKRKGENEKEEDDVKPNGIFRSAREKTKLKLASSNGIPRSVLKDWRKVKKLKQTGECFLQDDSCSEIGPNLQKCRECRLIRSRKSEEPTHSPVFCRFYYFRRLSYSKNGVIRMDGFSTPDQFDDEALAMWVPGVMEESQLDQTTAKYILSFIGDKFCQMVVLENTAASWVKKDAKLVWKRAVRGVREMCDACEATLFNVHWVCQKCGFVVCLDCYKAKDRKNPKSDKELYTWLKCVKGQPHDHKHLMPTQIIPGTVLADLVSSMHAQREKHNIKSNCPCTNKQNLLSKLPTTNGVSQVLQNVLNHSNKLTLVKSESGSHQQHSDQGAKVETNGGGSSPGSDGGSASVTPPESQSPLHFLADLAEQKSREEKKENKSVLLSKPLKEDKEGESLEVLQQCKTTSMVANSTEQGSTLRDLLTTTAGKLKLGSTDAGIAFAPVYSTASQTGKGGRTMPNILDDIIASVVENKIPASRQNITKLSIKQEAILPGNNKNQVPTITDDVKADKKKLVQVFAVPLEESTNQHSDIPHCWLNNRRLLWLKDHRNQNNWKLFRECWRQGQPVLVSGIHKQLNVNLWKADSFNQEFADHQGDLLNCKDQVVTNSGIKEFWDGFEDITKRLKSKDGEPMVYRLKDWPSGEEFMALMPSRYDDLMKNLPLPEYSDPEGNLNLASHLPSFFVRPDLGPRLCCAYGIAASQDQDFGTANLHVEVSDVVSVLVYVGVAKGNGVLSKTGVLKRLEEEDLDEGVRKRLKDSSETPGALWHIYLNKDMDKVRDFLHKLCKEQGLNVSLDQDPIREQGWYLSRKQRQRLMDEHGVQGWTVVQFLGDSVLIPAGAMHQVQNLHSCVQVINDFVSPEHVVNSFHLTQELRSSKEEVNYEDKLQVKNILYHCVKEAVSSLKRTAEEEEAEENS, from the exons gcGTTTAAACCATTGGTGGGGAAGAGCCTGTTGTCATCTGTAACAGCGGTTGAGTTCTTGTTAGACAGACAGCTGGACTTCCTGTCTGACCACTCAGCCTATCACCCATACCAG GATGAGGTGGACAGTCAGAGTCCAGTGTTAAGAGACAATCCTCAGCTCCACGAAGAAGTCAAAGGCTGGCTCAAAGACCAGAAGGTTCAGGAAATTTTTATGCAAG GTCCATATTCTTTGAATGGATACCGAGTAAGAGTGTACAGACAAGACTCAGCCACCCAGTGGTTCACTGGCATCATTACACATCACGATCTCTTCAGTCGAAACATGGTCGTTATGAATGACCAG GTGCTCGAACCACAGAACGTAGATCCATCCATGATCCAGATGACATTTTTGGATGATGTGGTTCACTCCCTGCTAAAAGGAGAAAACATCGGTATCACGTCCAGAAGAAGATCTCGGTCCAGCCAGAACAACAACTCTGCCCAT ATCACGGGAGGAAGACCAGGCGGGACCACTGGCAACAATCAG agTCATTACACACGAGCCCAAGCCAATAGCCCCCGCCCCATCATGACATCCTCTGGCCCTAACCCAAAGGGTTCTCAAGGAATACTGGCCTCCCAGCAGCAAACCCTTTCACTGCAAAACCAGCAGTCCTCCAACCATTCACCCAGTAACAGTGGGCGGGAACCGCGGGAGCAGCGCACATCTCGCTCTTCCAGGAGGAAAGGATCTGATAGCAGTGTaccagaggaagagaaagactCCAGGAGAGAGGATAACGTTGGGAGAG ACCCTAAATCAAAAGCAAAGCCAGCGGTCAGCAAACGCAGGAAAGGcgaggaggatgagaagaaggcTGCGCTTAAAAGACTGAAGACTGACATGACGTCTGATCTGTCAGAGAGCAGCGATTCTGAAAATCCTCATAAGAGGACTGCAcactcatcatcttcctcctcctcttcttcatcctcctcttcctcctcctcttcttcatcctcgtcctcctctgaACCAAGCTCTGAGAATGAGCTTAAAACACGGAGCAACAATGTGAAAACAAGTGTCATTTCTAAAATGGACGAAGACGAAAAGCCATCAATGCCCTCCACCAAAATCAACGACCCATCTCCTCTCATTGGTCGTCTGTCCCCATGGGCTGAGCAACAAACAACAGAGGACAGCAAGAAGGGTGTTAAAGACACAAGCAAGGTGATAtcaaaggaagaggaggaattggTGGCAGTAACACAGATAACTCAATCTCCACGGCAACAGTTGCCACTGATTTCTGAAACTCTAGCAGAGCCAAACAAGAACACTGTGAAAG CCTCTCCTCGCTCCCAAACTCCGTCATTATCACACCTTCACAGCAGCGGTGTGATCGACATTACAGATGATGCGCAGGCCACAGTGCACCGAGAAAGTTCTGAGGCAGTGTCTGCTCTGCTGGCTTCACAGAATGCAGAAACCATTGCCCTCTCACCTTACCTCCCACTTAACCCTTCCCCTGTTTCCTCACCTCCCGTTGTTCCATCACCTTCACCCTCAGAAGGAGGTCGCAGGGCTGACATCGAGcctgctgtgcagctgcagCCTGGGATTGTGGGTGTTGCAGCCAGGAGCAGCAAGATAGAATTTGCTCCATCTGAAGTTATAAG ACCTGTTACCTCAGCAGCTGAGAGTGTGGTGGTGGAGAAGGGAAAAACATCTCATCCTTTTCATCCACAGCAACAGAACCCCCAACCCAACTACACACCGGTCCATCCAGGCATTAAGAGCTCTTCCGATGAGACAAGGAAATCTCAACAGTCCCCGACCCGGAAAACGCACACTGCCCCACCCACTGACAAGTCCAAAATGAGTCCGAGCTCCAACCCCAGTCCATCACACCATGACACCCACAAACCAAAATCCCAGCACCTCAACAACATGCAGAGCCATCCCTACAGCCACACAAACCCAACTGACCTCAAAACGAAGCCCCAAGCAAACTTGCTGGACATTTCTAAACCTAAACCCAACACCTCTCTTGAGGTATCTAAACATAAAGTACCACGATATTCTGATTCCTCCCCACCACCCGCCAGTCGCCTGTCCACTAAAGTAGAATCCACAGAGCCTCCACGTTCTGGTTTTAAGCCAGTGCCAGCGCGGTCAGAGTCGGGGGCTGGctgcagcagtagcagcagcagcaccaaaaGCCCTTTGATTATTGATAAGAATGAGACTTTTACTGTTTACAGAGACCCAGCTCTGGTCCGCTCTGATGTCAAGAATTCGGTTTCTGCCACAGTCTCATCCAACCACGTGGCAGCATATCTCCATCCCCACTTGCACCCTCCTTACTCCCCCTCTCCTCATTCTCCCTGTCTCACCCCTTCTTCGCATCCTCATGCTGCCTCCCACCTCCTTGCTCCTCCACACACCTCTGCCCTACCTCACCCACACCTTTTACCCCCTGGCGTTCTGCCAACAATGTCTCCTCCGTCTCTGTTGGGGGGACACCCTCGTCTAGAGTCTCCTGGTGGTCTAGGCCACCTGGCTCTGCCTCACCCGACATCTGCGCACCAGCAGCAGTTCCTTCAG GCtcacagtggagcagcaggtctCAGCTTGTACCCTATCATCTGGCCATACCCCAACGGAACACCAGCATCCTACCAACCAGGCCTCAACCTGCCCCCCACTTCTAAGTGGGTCCCACATGAAAGTCCTGTTAACTCTGAAAACTCTCTGCGTCGG aacaCCCCTAGTCCTTGGCTTCACCAGGGTGCCAGTGGTGCTGCTGACGGTCTGGGTCTGCTTTGTCATGTTCCGGTCCGACCAGCAAGTGCAGACCCCCATCGCCCCCCAGTCAAAATCCACTCCCATACGAGCCCCCCACTTTCGAAAACCAGTGAGATTCATAAAGA AGATTTGGacaaaaaaggttttgtggatCCAATCAGAACGTTGACTTTGGCCCAGCTCAAACAGGAGCAGGTGGACATTAAGAGCCCAAGTGGAAAAGACATGCATCTCCATCGACTCTACATGGACCCCCACAGCAAG gaAGCTGCTCAGGCGATGGATAGAGCCAGTAAATACAAGGAGGAGAACCGACAAATTCTCAAGGAGAGCATTGAGGTGGCTCCTTTTACTGCCAAGATCCAACGCTCTAATGATCCTGGTATGGACAGGGACAGAGAAAGAAATCGTGATCCTGCATTTGCTGTCAGGATACCGACCTTGGCATCCCCTAGTCCTAAGTCAGCTCACCCACATGTTATCCAGTCAGAGAAGAGCAACTACTTCACTACTCTATCCAACAGTGTTGTAAATGAACCCCCAAGACTCTACCCCTCCAAGGAGCTTGGCAATTATTATGACAAAATTACTGCTGGAACCCCAGAGGTGGTGACTAGTGTTGGTTCAGTGGTACAAAGTCAAGGTACTCTGTCTCTGGGCAACTACAGCTCCAAGGTTTCTCTCTCAAAACCCCCTCCCCTCATTAAGCACCAGCCAGAGGGAGGTGAAGGTTTAGCCGGGAAGATAACTGAGCAGCTCAGCCAGCAAGCGGCACTGGTGCAACAGCAACATCAGCACCATACTGGGGTCGATCGGATTGAACGTCGCACCCCTGCAATTtcgccatcctcctcctcctcttcctctgcagccACCCACTACCACCAccatcagcagcaacagcagcacctCAGGACAATGCCGTCTCTCCACCGAGCTCGTGTTTTCCATCCGCCAACTCAACATGCACTGGAACGCAAAGAGGCTGCGGAGCGTGAGAAGGAACGAGAAAGGGACAGGTCTAGTTATGGTGGACGTCTTTCTCCACCCACTCTGACACCAATCCAACCAGTTAGTTTGGCAGCATCTGGGAGTAAAGCATCGGTGGAGCAGCAAAAGCCTCCGACGCTTCTGCCAGAACTCAGGGAAGTCAAAGGCTATGGAAATGCTGGCGCAGCTGCTGCCTTTGTTGCCACAGCAGCCAGTGGCGAAACAGATGGATGGCGAGGTGGCGATGTGTTTCAGGAACGTGGAGGCATGTTTCTTTCCGAGAAAGGACAGCAAAGAGAAAAACCTCAGGCTGCAATGGCGTCGGTCATCGTACGCCCTTCTGCATCTATGAAGTATGATGGTCCAGGTGCTAACAAAACTGGTGCTATGATCTCTAAAGAACTGCCCCAGGGTAGGTTATACTCCTCCAAGATTCAGGGAGAATGTGTCAGACTTGAAGATGGTGTCAGAGAACATGGAGCTAGTCGAGTTATCCAACACAACTCAAACCTGGATGATATGTGCCTCCAGTATAAAAAGACTTTCATGCGTGGCTTTCCGGGAGCTCAGCTTGCCAGTGCTACAGACATTATTTACAGGACTGCTGCTACATCAGCATTTGGCATCCCCAATCGAAGTGGGTCAATAACTCCCGAGCTGGGCGATTCCACGTCAGTTTGTGGGGAGGGCTCTACCCAAAAACTGTGTGGTCGTGTTGTAAGCCACTCAGGAACAGGGGACCATCAGGAGGGGTTAGTGTCATACAACCCACCTCCAGGAGACTCAATTCCCCTTCAGAGTACACCTCACCCCAGTCCAAGTCTGACTCCGTCGAACTCCATTGTAGGCTCAAGTCAGCTGTACTCGCCTTCTTTTGTTCACCTTAAGAAGCACAAAGCTGCCTTGGCAGCTGCTCAGTCCAAGAACAACGTCTGCTTAGTTCCAGCTTCCTCATCAGGAAATCCCTTGCTGTCTTTGGATCCAGTTGACAAGAGTAACAGCTCTCCTccccgctcctcctccagccagtCCTCGACATCTTCTGCCGACAACAGTCGCTGCAGCTCAGCAAGTGGTAGAACTACTCCGGGAAAGTCCAGCCCACTGCCCAATGGTCAGGCTTCCGGACCGACCCCAACCAACAATGGTCAGCCTAATAACTACCACAAACTGAAGAAGGCGTGGCTAACACGACACTCAGAGGAGGACCGGAGCACGATAGCGTCGACTCTCTCTGCCACCACCAAACCAGAAAAACTTACAagcaccagcagctgcagtAGCGGCAACACAGCCAACACTACATCCATGTCCGAGATGATCAAACCCTGTACAGTCAATCTAAGCGCCTCAACATCTGGCGAAGTAGAGCTCAGCAAGGACACTGGAAACAAGGGAGATCGTGAgaggcagctggaggagaagacaggagggacAACTGCAGGCGAGGAACGCAAAGCCACTCCTTCATTGAGGCGAGGAAGCAAGCGTACATACGATTCTGCTTCAGAGAGTGGTGGAGATGACTCTGACGCTAGTGAAAGCAAAATGGAGGGCAGAGCCAAGCGTCAGCCTAAACCAACCTACAAGAAGAAGCAAAACGACATGGCTAAGAGgaaaggagaaaatgaaaaggagGAAGATGACGTGAAGCCCAATGGGATCTTCAGATCTGCCCGAGAGAAAACCAAACTAAAGCTGGCCAGCAGCA ATGGGATTCCTCGTTCTGTCCTGAAAGACTGGAGAAAGGTGAAGAAGCTCAAACAGACTGGCGAGTGTTTTCTGCAAGACGATTCATGTTCGGAAATCGGACCCAACTTGCAGAAGTGTAGAGAGTGTCGGCTTATTCGTAGCAGGAAGAGCGAGGAGCCCACCCATTCCCCCGTCTTCTGTCGCTTCTACTATTTCAGACG CCTCTCTTACAGCAAGAATGGAGTGATCCGCATGGATGGCTTCTCCACCCCTGACCAGTTTGATGACGAGGCTCTGGCCATGTGGGTCCCTGGAGTGATGGAAGAGAGTCAGCTGGACCAAACAACAGCCAAATACATCCTTAGCTTCATTGGAGACAAGTTCTGTCAGATGGTTGTTCTGGAGAACACAGCAGCCTCCTGGGTCAAGAAAGACG CTAAGCTGGTGTGGAAGCGAGCGGTCAGAGGTGTCAGGGAGATGTGTGATGCCTGTGAGGCCACGCTCTTCAACGTCCACTGGGTTTGTCAAAAATGTGGCTTTGTTGTGTGTCTGGACTGTTACAAGGCCAAGGACAGAAAAAACCCGAAAT CTGATAAAGAACTCTACACCTGGCTGAAGTGTGTCAAGGGCCAACCACATGATCACAAGCACCTGATGCCCACACAGATCATACCTGGAACAG TGTTGGCTGATTTGGTGTCGTCGATGCATGCACAGCgagaaaaacacaacatcaaGTCTAACTGCCCCTGCACCAACAAGCAAAATCTCCTCAGCAAACTTCCGACAACCAATGGAGTCTCGCAG GTCCTGCAGAATGTCCTGAACCACAGCAACAAGCTTACACTGGTCAAGTCGGAGTCGGGCTCTCACCAGCAGCACTCTGATCAAGGTGCCAAAGTGGAAACCAATGGTGGAGGAAGCAGTCCAGGCAGTGACGGCGGCAGCGCTTCCGTCACACCACCCGAGTCCCAGTCTCCTCTGCACTTCTTAGCTGACTTGGCCGAGCAGAAATCTAGGGAAGAGAAGAAAG AAAACAAGTCGGTGTTGCTGAGTAAACCATTGAAGGAGGACAAAGAGGGGGAGAGTCTGGAGGTCCTGCAGCAGTGTAAAACCACATCAATGGTGGCTAACAGTACAGAGCAGGGCTCCACACTCAGAGACCTGCTCACCACTACTGCTGGGAAGCTGAAGCTTGGCTCCACTGACGCAGGAATCGCCTTTGCACCGGTCTACTCCACCGCCTCTCAG ACGGGGAAAGGTGGCCGAACGATGCCAAACATCCTGGATGACATAATAGCGTCAGTGGTTGAGAATAAGATCCCGGCAAGCCGGCAGAATATCACCAAGCTGTCAATTAAGCAGGAGGCCATCCTGCCTGGAAACAACAAGAACCAGGTCCCCACGATAACTGATGACGTCAAAGCTGACAAGAAGAAGCTGGTGCAAGTTTTTGCTGTGCCGCTAGAGGAGTCAACTAATCAGCATTCAGATATCCCTCACTGCTGGTTGAACAACAGACGCTTGTTGTGGCTGAAGGACCACCGGAACCAGAACAACTGGAAGCTGTTCAGAGAGTGCTGGAGACAGGGACAG CCTGTGCTGGTGTCCGGCATCCACAAACAACTGAATGTTAACCTGTGGAAAGCCGACTCCTTCAACCAGGAGTTTGCTGACCATCAGGGAGACCTCCTGAACTGTAAAGACCAGGTGGTCACCAACTCTGGTATCAAGGAGTTCTGGGACGGTTTTGAAGACATCACCA AGAGACTGAAATCGAAGGATGGAGAGCCGATGGTCTACAGGCTGAAGGACTGGCCCTCAGGAGAGGAGTTCATGGCGCTCATGCCATCGAG ATATGATGACTTGATGAAGAACCTCCCCCTGCCCGAGTACTCTGACCCTGAAGGAAATCTCAACCTGGCCTCTCACCTGCCGTCGTTCTTCGTCAGGCCAGATTTAGGGCCGCGACTCTGCTGTGCTTATG GCATTGCTGCTTCTCAGGACCAGGACTTCGGGACTGCAAACCTCCACGTGGAAGTTTCAGATGTGGTCTCTGTTCTGGTTTATGTTGGCGTGGCAAAGGGCAATGGAGTTCTCTCCAAAACTG GAGTGTTGAAGCGCCTGGAGGAGGAAGATCTAGATGAAGGTGTTCGGAAAAGACTCAAGGACTCCAGCGAGACACCGGGGGCGCTGTGGCACATCTACCTCAACAAAGACATGGACAAAGTGCGAGACTTTCTGCACAAG CTCTGTAAGGAACAGGGGCTGAACGTGTCCCTGGACCAGGACCCAATCAGAGAGCAGGGCTGGTACCTGAGCAGGAAGCAGCGTCAGCGCCTGATGGACGAGCATGGAGTTCAGGGATGGACTGTAGTTCAATTCCTGGGAGATTCTGTCTTGATACCAGCAGGGGCCATGCACCAG GTCCAGAACCTCCACAGCTGCGTTCAGGTCATCAATGACTTTGTGTCTCCTGAACATGTGGTCAACTCCTTCCACCTGACACAGGAGCTCCGCTCGAGCAAGGAAGAAGTCAACTACGAGGACAAGCTGCAG